In Desulfofundulus kuznetsovii DSM 6115, the following are encoded in one genomic region:
- a CDS encoding ATP-binding protein: protein MIDDKARLIENLTGVRSSKLNYYVELKKRNREIVIQNRRLEIIHQLSRDINIDMSLEMIVQRVYENLPLVIPCDFLGLITLEGSELRLVATQPPLPCNGLVVPRNSVLWETIRKQQEQVYLCVAGDGKLLEELPVRQFELNCLILDPLKVKQNIIGMLVIGTREKNIYSQNDLTFARQLADQLAICVQNRRLYEEVVQAKREWEEAFRARVQMQAQLIQSAKLAAIGEMAAGVAHELNSPMTVIIGNAQMLQRELEPEHPASQLLKDIVTCGLRCKKIIQNLLTFARQEPPVVAPTDLNEVVERVLSLVKYQINRNGINVCTDLAPDLPRVAANGQQLDQVLINLLLNARDALEGVERERYIHIRTGVRRDENGRRCAVVTVQDNGQGISPENMSRVFDPFFTTKEASRGTGLGLSVSLGIARAHGGTIEVESRPGEGSTFTLVLPLEEDRS from the coding sequence TTGATTGACGACAAAGCCAGGCTGATTGAGAATTTGACGGGGGTCAGGTCATCCAAGCTGAATTATTACGTGGAGCTGAAAAAACGCAACCGGGAAATTGTTATCCAGAACCGCCGCCTGGAGATCATCCACCAGTTAAGCCGGGATATCAATATCGATATGTCCCTGGAAATGATCGTGCAAAGGGTTTATGAAAACCTTCCCCTGGTTATCCCGTGTGATTTTCTGGGCCTGATCACGCTGGAAGGCAGTGAGCTGCGCCTGGTGGCCACGCAGCCTCCGCTGCCGTGCAACGGTCTGGTGGTGCCCCGGAATTCGGTGCTCTGGGAGACCATTAGAAAACAGCAAGAACAGGTGTACCTGTGTGTTGCCGGCGACGGGAAACTTCTTGAGGAGCTTCCCGTGCGGCAGTTCGAGCTCAACTGTTTGATCTTGGACCCCCTTAAAGTGAAGCAAAACATCATTGGTATGCTGGTAATTGGCACCCGGGAAAAAAATATCTACTCCCAAAATGATTTAACTTTTGCCCGGCAGCTGGCGGATCAGCTGGCCATCTGCGTCCAGAACCGCCGGCTTTACGAGGAAGTGGTCCAGGCCAAGCGGGAATGGGAGGAAGCCTTCCGGGCGCGGGTGCAAATGCAGGCTCAACTGATCCAGTCGGCCAAGCTGGCAGCCATAGGTGAAATGGCTGCGGGAGTGGCCCACGAACTTAACAGTCCCATGACCGTGATCATTGGCAACGCCCAGATGCTGCAGCGTGAGCTTGAGCCTGAACACCCGGCTTCCCAGTTGCTCAAGGATATCGTCACCTGCGGCCTGCGCTGCAAAAAAATAATCCAGAACCTGCTCACCTTTGCCCGCCAGGAGCCGCCGGTGGTAGCTCCCACCGACCTCAATGAGGTGGTGGAAAGGGTGCTGAGCCTGGTTAAATATCAGATTAACCGGAACGGGATCAATGTCTGCACGGACCTGGCCCCGGACCTGCCCAGGGTGGCCGCCAACGGGCAGCAGCTCGACCAGGTCTTGATCAACCTGTTGCTCAATGCCCGGGATGCTTTAGAAGGGGTGGAAAGGGAAAGGTATATTCATATCCGCACCGGGGTGCGCAGGGATGAAAACGGGCGGCGTTGTGCAGTCGTGACTGTTCAGGATAACGGGCAGGGAATTTCCCCTGAAAATATGAGCCGGGTGTTTGATCCCTTTTTTACGACGAAAGAAGCTTCCCGGGGTACCGGGCTGGGGTTGAGCGTGAGCCTTGGCATTGCCCGGGCCCACGGAGGGACCATCGAAGTAGAGAGCCGGCCGGGTGAGGGAAGCACCTTTACGCTGGTCCTCCCTTTGGAGGAGGACCGGTCCTAG
- a CDS encoding flavodoxin family protein, translated as MIEVDSKNETGAMLMKVVGVVGSPRRGGNTEILVETVLAGAAGAGAKTEVYRLNELNIRGCQGCFYCQEHGRCRQSDDMTLLYEALRTADGLVIGSPIYMGYLTAQTKLFLDRLFAFLKLGVGCTLPRGKRGVLVYSQGGGENGASVMETLSSFLTTMMGIEVKGIVGGNGLNELGAIKQRHDLLEKAFQLGRELVV; from the coding sequence TTGATAGAAGTTGATAGCAAAAATGAAACAGGAGCGATGCTCATGAAGGTTGTTGGTGTAGTAGGTAGTCCCAGACGTGGTGGCAACACTGAAATTCTTGTTGAAACAGTGCTGGCAGGAGCTGCTGGGGCCGGAGCAAAAACGGAAGTGTACAGGCTTAACGAACTCAATATTCGTGGGTGCCAAGGTTGTTTCTACTGTCAGGAACACGGCAGGTGCCGCCAGAGTGACGACATGACTCTGCTGTATGAGGCACTGCGTACAGCAGACGGTCTTGTGATCGGGTCGCCTATCTATATGGGTTATTTAACTGCACAGACTAAGTTGTTTCTTGACCGGCTTTTTGCCTTCCTTAAATTGGGGGTTGGCTGCACTCTGCCGCGAGGAAAGCGAGGTGTTCTTGTTTACTCACAGGGAGGTGGCGAAAATGGAGCATCGGTGATGGAGACACTGAGTTCATTTTTAACGACGATGATGGGGATTGAGGTAAAGGGAATTGTAGGCGGGAACGGACTGAATGAGTTAGGTGCGATCAAGCAGAGACATGACCTGTTGGAAAAGGCTTTCCAGCTTGGTAGAGAATTGGTTGTCTGA
- a CDS encoding sigma-54-dependent transcriptional regulator → MSLQARILVVDDEVEVGTFFRCLLERKGYRVAVAASGQEAREAINDQKFHVAVVDLKLPDFNGLFLLQEIKKVQPGCEVIIMTGYSTTRTAVRAIQLGAYDYIEKPFEDISQIEALIDKALDFAGGAEERKKRLTTAEWGHIAARAGIIVGNSRAMNQLLSVAFKIARKDVNVLIQGETGTGKEVLARFIHAASHRSDRPFIPVNCGALPENLLESELFGHEKGAFTGATGQRRGIFELANHGTLFLDEIGEASLSIQVKLLRVLETGEFMRVGGEKPIKTDVRVIAATNVDLEQAVREKSFREDLFYRLDVVRLHLPPLRERKEDIPVLVNHFLNELAGHGTGQSIKISPEAMKIMMQYSWPGNVRELVNAIHQAAALCDGTVILPGHLSNRITGALNRFKRPGAVPPGDQPEGSPSLAQLQNLVRADDFLAGLEDGELPRVFHLLKALEKRVLEVMSRRGLPCPPPATIEEMEREAINQALSYSRGNITLAARILGIGRNTLYRKLKEMQGEARNS, encoded by the coding sequence TTGTCTTTGCAGGCACGTATCCTGGTGGTAGATGATGAAGTGGAGGTAGGTACCTTTTTCCGTTGCCTGCTGGAAAGAAAAGGGTACCGGGTAGCCGTAGCTGCAAGTGGCCAGGAGGCCCGCGAGGCCATTAACGACCAGAAGTTTCACGTGGCGGTGGTTGATTTGAAGCTGCCCGATTTCAACGGGCTGTTCCTGCTCCAGGAGATAAAAAAGGTACAGCCCGGCTGTGAAGTCATAATCATGACGGGATACAGCACCACCAGGACGGCCGTAAGGGCCATTCAACTGGGGGCTTACGATTACATTGAGAAGCCTTTCGAGGACATTTCGCAAATCGAGGCCTTGATAGATAAAGCCCTTGATTTTGCCGGTGGTGCTGAAGAGAGGAAAAAAAGGCTTACCACCGCCGAATGGGGTCATATTGCCGCCCGGGCGGGAATAATTGTCGGAAACAGCCGGGCCATGAACCAGCTTCTTTCCGTGGCTTTTAAAATTGCCCGCAAGGATGTTAACGTGCTCATCCAGGGGGAAACCGGTACGGGCAAGGAAGTGCTGGCCCGCTTCATCCATGCGGCCAGCCACCGGAGCGACCGCCCCTTTATTCCCGTTAACTGCGGAGCGCTGCCGGAAAATCTTCTGGAAAGCGAGTTGTTTGGCCATGAAAAGGGTGCGTTTACAGGTGCCACCGGCCAGCGCAGGGGTATTTTCGAACTGGCCAACCATGGTACACTATTCCTGGATGAAATTGGTGAGGCCAGCCTGTCCATCCAGGTTAAGCTCCTCCGGGTGCTGGAAACCGGGGAGTTCATGCGGGTGGGGGGAGAAAAGCCCATTAAAACCGATGTTCGCGTAATTGCCGCCACCAATGTGGATCTGGAGCAGGCCGTCAGGGAAAAAAGCTTTCGGGAAGATTTATTTTACCGGCTTGACGTGGTGCGGCTGCATCTTCCCCCTTTAAGGGAACGCAAAGAAGATATTCCGGTGCTGGTCAATCATTTTTTAAATGAGCTTGCCGGACATGGAACAGGTCAGAGTATAAAAATCTCCCCTGAAGCAATGAAAATCATGATGCAATATTCCTGGCCGGGCAACGTGCGGGAACTGGTTAATGCCATCCACCAGGCCGCGGCCCTGTGCGACGGCACGGTAATTTTACCCGGGCACCTCTCCAACCGCATAACCGGTGCCCTGAACCGTTTCAAAAGACCGGGGGCGGTACCCCCGGGTGATCAACCGGAAGGCTCGCCTTCTTTGGCCCAACTGCAAAACCTGGTGCGTGCGGATGATTTCCTGGCCGGCCTCGAGGACGGGGAACTGCCACGGGTTTTTCATTTGTTAAAGGCACTGGAAAAAAGGGTGCTGGAAGTGATGTCCCGCAGGGGCCTGCCCTGCCCGCCTCCCGCAACCATTGAAGAGATGGAAAGGGAAGCCATCAATCAGGCCCTGAGTTATTCCCGCGGCAATATTACCCTGGCCGCACGCATACTGGGTATCGGCCGGAATACCCTCTACCGGAAATTAAAAGAAATGCAGGGCGAGGCAAGAAACAGCTGA
- a CDS encoding iron-containing alcohol dehydrogenase: MRMISKFVAPEIIFGLGALSQVGESALRLGATKLFVISDPGVVANRWVDRAIDRLKEAGLSFEVWFEVTSNPKDYEVIEGVKRYQDTGCDAILAVGGGSPIDVAKAVAILATNGGVIQDYEGVNKITRPLPPLLVVPTTAGSGSEVTQFAIIVDTRRKVKMTIISKSLVPDIAIIDPVVLQTKDARLTAATGLDALSHAIESFVSLAATPLTDVNALNAIRLVARYLRPSVACRSNLEAKSAMAMAALQAGLAFSNAILGATHAMAHQLDAQLDLHHGETNAILLPYVMEFNMIACVEKFARIAEAMGENIAGLSTWEAAERAIQAVRRLARDLDIPDKITVGNLSEERINNLAQNALKDACIITNPRDVTERDLHNLFALTLKRGIQVD; the protein is encoded by the coding sequence ATGCGGATGATCAGTAAATTTGTGGCTCCCGAAATTATTTTCGGCCTGGGGGCCTTGAGCCAGGTGGGTGAAAGCGCCCTGCGCCTGGGAGCGACCAAACTTTTTGTCATCAGTGACCCGGGGGTGGTGGCCAACCGGTGGGTGGACAGGGCCATCGACCGGCTCAAGGAGGCCGGCCTTTCCTTTGAGGTTTGGTTCGAGGTTACCAGCAACCCGAAGGATTATGAGGTGATCGAAGGGGTCAAGCGCTACCAGGACACGGGCTGCGATGCCATTCTGGCCGTGGGAGGAGGCAGCCCCATCGACGTAGCCAAGGCCGTGGCCATCCTGGCCACCAACGGGGGGGTTATCCAGGATTATGAAGGGGTCAACAAGATCACCCGCCCCCTCCCGCCGTTGCTGGTTGTGCCCACCACGGCCGGTTCGGGGTCCGAGGTCACCCAGTTTGCCATTATCGTTGACACCCGGCGCAAGGTTAAAATGACCATTATTTCCAAATCCCTGGTGCCCGACATAGCCATTATCGACCCCGTGGTACTCCAGACCAAGGACGCCAGGCTGACGGCTGCCACCGGGCTGGATGCTTTAAGCCATGCCATCGAGTCCTTTGTATCCCTGGCCGCAACCCCCCTTACCGACGTAAATGCCTTGAATGCCATACGCCTGGTGGCCAGGTACCTGCGTCCATCGGTTGCCTGCCGCTCCAACCTGGAGGCCAAGTCGGCCATGGCCATGGCTGCTTTACAGGCCGGTCTGGCCTTCTCCAACGCCATTTTAGGGGCCACCCATGCCATGGCCCACCAGCTGGACGCGCAGCTGGATTTGCATCATGGAGAAACCAATGCCATCCTTTTGCCATATGTAATGGAGTTTAACATGATCGCCTGTGTGGAAAAATTCGCCCGGATAGCCGAGGCCATGGGCGAGAATATTGCAGGACTGAGTACATGGGAGGCGGCGGAAAGGGCCATCCAGGCGGTGCGCAGGCTGGCCCGGGATCTTGACATACCGGATAAAATTACCGTGGGGAACCTGTCGGAGGAGCGTATAAACAATCTTGCCCAAAACGCCCTGAAAGACGCCTGCATTATTACCAACCCGCGGGATGTAACAGAAAGGGATTTGCATAACCTTTTTGCTCTGACCTTGAAGAGAGGGATTCAGGTTGATTGA